A genomic region of Dermacentor andersoni chromosome 9, qqDerAnde1_hic_scaffold, whole genome shotgun sequence contains the following coding sequences:
- the LOC126528381 gene encoding sodium- and chloride-dependent glycine transporter 2-like → MKQSSGSLTLTPVHLNGYDAAAHQQPPTVTANKSQDGDDDEFAPHPPPRERAESVTSRGNWGSRWEFLLSCVGLSVGIGNVWRFPYLAYQNGGGAFLIPYLIMLALAGKPMYFLELAFGQFSGRSPLTIWACAPICKGVGFAMVCVSMVVAVYYNVIMAYTIYYTASTFQSQVPWARCDPRWANDTPCFVRSQNTSDVNLNVTKPSSQVYWERYVLEISDGLEDLGGIKWDLALCLLLSWIIVVACLVKGIKTSGKVVYFAATFPYVILITLMITGLCQPGAINGVLYFITPSFERLLDIKVWQAAAGQMFFSLSLSMGGLIMYSSYNKFSNNVFRDAMIVSVLDTFTSIISGMVIFSVLGAMAHDLGNVDVKDVAQGGPGLAFVAYPEALTRLPVPQLWSVLFFLMLFILGLDSEFAILETFVTSVCDQAPYLRKRKWAFTIVMGIVCFLLGLPMVTRGGQYIFEIVDRFGGSTTLTFIGLVEVISLIYIYGYSRFSDDVYFMLNRRLGWYWKVTWTVTSPLVLLVIFIFSMLDQNEPVKYGNYEYPPWAIGIGWAITLFVMLQIPFWAIVAVHRAPGNTLMQKMRHACRPSKHWGPSDASLKEQWKAATGQAQPAVKVELKKFSQADACYTVNGVENKAYVVTERDAR, encoded by the exons AGTTCGGGATCTCTGACGTTGACTCCGGTGCACCTGAATGGCTACGACGCGGCGGCCCACCAACAGCCTCCCACGGTGACGGCGAACAAGAGCCAAGATGGCGACGACGACGAGTTCGCGCCTCACCCGCCCCCCAGGGAGCGTGCGGAGTCGGTGACGTCGCGAGGCAACTGGGGCAGCCGCTGGGAGTTCCTGCTCTCCTGTGTGGGCCTCTCCGTGGGCATCGGCAACGTGTGGCGCTTCCCCTACCTCGCCTACCAGAATGGAGGAG GCGCCTTCCTCATCCCGTACCTCATCATGCTTGCGTTGGCCGGCAAGCCCATGTATTTCCTGGAACTCGCCTTCGGACAGTTCTCCGGTCGGAGTCCGCTCACAATCTGGGCCTGCGCGCCCATCTGCAAAG GTGTCGGCTTCGCCATGGTGTGCGTCTCCATGGTGGTGGCGGTGTACTACAACGTCATCATGGCCTACACCATCTACTACACTGCCTCCACGTTCCAGTCGCAGGTGCCGTGGGCTCGCTGCGACCCGCGGTGGGCCAACGACACTCCCTGCTTCGTGAGGTCGCAGAAC ACTTCGGATGTTAACCTGAACGTGACAAAGCCTTCCAGCCAGGTCTACTGGGA GCGTTACGTGCTGGAGATCAGCGACGGCCTCGAAGACCTGGGCGGAATCAAGTGGGACCTGGCGTTGTGCCTGCTGCTCAGCTGGATCATCGTGGTCGCCTGCCTCGTGAAGGGCATCAAGACCTCGGGCAAGGTGGTCTACTTCGCGGCCACCTTTCCCTACGTGATCCTCATCACGCTCATGATAACCGGCCTCTGCCAACCGGGCGCCATCAACGGCGTGCTCTACTTCATCACTCCCTCCTTCGAACGGCTGCTGGACATTAAGGTGTGGCAGGCCGCAGCGGGACAGATGTTCTTCTCGCTCAGCCTGTCCATGGGTGGTCTCATCATGTACAGCAGCTACAACAAGTTCTCAAACAACGTATTCAG GGATGCCATGATAGTCAGCGTGCTCGACACGTTCACCAGCATCATATCGGGAATGGTCATTTTCTCCGTCCTTGGAGCGATGGCCCACGACCTGGGAAACGTCGATGTGAAGGATGTCGCGCAGGGAG GTCCAGGCCTGGCGTTCGTTGCGTATCCAGAGGCACTGACGCGGTTACCGGTTCCACAACTGTGGTCCGTTCTGTTCTTCCTCATGCTATTCATACTCGGTCTCGACTCGGAG TTTGCCATCCTGGAGACATTCGTGACCAGCGTTTGCGACCAGGCGCCGTACCTGCGAAAGCGCAAGTGGGCATTCACCATCGTCATGGGCATCGTTTGCTTCCTACTTGGCCTCCCGATGGTTACTAGG GGCGGCCAGTATATATTCGAGATCGTGGACAGGTTTGGAGGCAGCACGACGCTAACTTTCATCGGTCTTGTTGAAGTCATCTCACTCATTTACATATATG GATATTCCAGGTTCTCGGATGACGTCTACTTTATGCTGAACAGGCGTCTGGGATGGTACTGGAAGGTGACGTGGACTGTCACTTCTCCACTTGTGCTCCTG GTCATCTTCATCTTCTCGATGTTGGATCAGAATGAACCCGTAAAGTACGGCAACTACGAGTACCCGCCCTGGGCAATCGGCATCGGCTGGGCTATCACGTTGTTCGTCATGTTGCAAATACCTTTCTGGGCCATCGTCGCCGTCCACAGGGCGCCTGGGAACACGCTGATGCAG AAAATGCGCCACGCCTGCCGACCGTCCAAGCACTGGGGCCCGTCCGACGCGTCCCTCAAGGAGCAGTGGAAGGCGGCGACAGGACAGGCGCAGCCGGCCGTCAAGGTGGAGCTCAAGAAGTTCTCCCAGGCCGACGCCTGCTACACCGTAAACGGCGTCGAGAACAAGGCATACGTCGTCACGGAACGGGACGCTCGCTGA